A genomic region of Thermoflexus sp. contains the following coding sequences:
- a CDS encoding ABC transporter permease has translation MEQSALLVTPKPEAAASASPLLEAARRVFLFVSFRILVLAITVVIAVYLTILVANMGGYVDEIRRAEIRERVGQELLANPSFRTLSPDARARLQQQRVQQLEQYFGLDRPFLIRSLIYLRDALLLDLGRSYQISSDTGSRQVRLILAERLPPTILLLSTSNVLIFFLTLWAGLALSRRYGHLVDRVIIALTPLSAAPAWFYGVFLILIFAATLRWLPFGGMVDVPPPLDSMSYALSVLRHLILPTLALTLSNFFINAYANRTFFLIYAGEDYVEMARAKGLKGRDIERRYILRPTLPNILTSFAIVLITSWTGAPILETVFNWPGLGRVTYEAIGLVDTPVIVGATVIFAYLLALTVLILDILYALVDPRVRIGGPGVEQGAP, from the coding sequence ATGGAGCAGAGCGCCCTGCTGGTGACCCCGAAGCCGGAGGCCGCGGCTTCCGCCTCACCCTTGCTTGAAGCCGCCCGGCGGGTCTTTCTCTTTGTGTCCTTCCGGATCCTTGTTCTGGCGATCACCGTCGTCATTGCTGTTTATCTCACCATCCTTGTCGCGAACATGGGCGGGTATGTCGATGAGATCCGCCGGGCCGAGATCCGGGAGCGGGTCGGTCAAGAGTTGTTGGCCAATCCGTCCTTCCGAACCCTCTCCCCAGACGCGCGGGCTCGCTTGCAGCAGCAGCGGGTGCAGCAGCTGGAACAGTATTTCGGGCTGGATCGGCCCTTTCTCATTCGGAGTTTGATTTACTTGAGGGATGCCCTGCTCCTGGATCTGGGACGCTCCTATCAGATCTCCAGCGACACCGGATCCCGACAGGTCCGTCTGATTCTCGCCGAACGTCTGCCTCCCACGATCCTCCTCTTGAGCACGAGCAATGTCCTGATCTTCTTTTTGACCCTGTGGGCTGGCCTGGCCCTCTCCCGGCGCTATGGTCATCTGGTGGATCGTGTGATCATCGCTCTGACTCCTCTCTCGGCCGCACCGGCCTGGTTCTATGGGGTTTTCCTGATCCTGATCTTCGCCGCTACCCTCCGCTGGCTCCCTTTCGGAGGCATGGTGGACGTCCCCCCGCCTCTGGATTCCATGAGTTATGCTCTCAGCGTGCTGCGTCACCTGATCCTGCCCACCCTGGCCCTCACGCTGAGCAACTTCTTTATCAACGCTTATGCCAACCGCACCTTCTTTCTGATTTACGCCGGTGAGGATTATGTGGAAATGGCGCGGGCCAAAGGCCTGAAAGGCCGCGACATCGAGCGTCGGTATATCCTCCGGCCCACCCTGCCGAATATCCTCACGAGTTTTGCTATCGTGTTGATCACCTCGTGGACCGGCGCGCCGATCCTGGAGACGGTGTTCAATTGGCCTGGGCTGGGTCGGGTGACCTATGAGGCCATCGGGCTGGTGGATACGCCCGTGATTGTGGGAGCGACCGTTATTTTCGCGTATCTGCTGGCCCTGACGGTGCTGATCCTGGACATCCTCTATGCCCTCGTTGATCCCCGGGTGCGGATTGGCGGGCCGGGGGTGGAGCAGGGGGCCCCATGA